Within Spirochaetaceae bacterium, the genomic segment GCGCGCCGTCGGCGTCGATGCGCAGCAGGCGCCCCGGGCGTTCGGTGATCAGCAGCCCGCCATCTGGCAAGAACGCCACCGCCCACGGGTGCGCGAGCCGGGTCACCACCGCCTCGACGGCGTACCCGTGTTCGCGCGACTGGTAGGTTTCCGTCTGCGCCGGTACCGTCGGCGCGCAGCCAAGCAGCAGCGTCAGCACCAGCACCCCGGCAACCGGTGCGGCGGACCATCGACTCGTGCCGCCGCGCATACGCGGCATACGGCTTTTCATACCAACCATTGATACCGCGCCGCGACCGCCCCTGTCATGCGAGGTAATGCAAGGCCATGCGTTGTCAGGGGCGGTCAGGGGCGGTCATGCGAGCGCTGCCGGTGGGCTGCCGGTTGCGGGCAGTTGGCGCGTGCCGGCGGGTACGGTAGCATCGCCGCCATGAGTGACGTCCATGAGGGCCTGTCATGAGTGACGAGGCCGCCCGCAGCGCCGCCGATGCGATTCGCTTCATTGCCGGGGAATTCACCCTCAATCGGCGCCTCGCCGAACGCGCCGTCGCTCAGATGCCGCCCGAGGAATTGGGCTGGCTGCCCGACGAGCACTCCAACAGCGTCGCCATGCTGATGAAGCACGTTGGCGGCAACCTGCACTCCCGGTTCACCGACTTCCTGACCACCGACGGCGAGAAGCCCAGCCGCGACCGCGACGCCGAATTCCGCAACGACGTGGTGGATCATGACACCGTGCTCGCGCTGTGGACCACCGGCTGGGAGAGCGTCGAGGCAACGCTCGCCACGCTCAGCCCGGCCGAACTGAACCGCGAGATCACTATCCGCGGCGAGCCGCACACCGTCCTGCAGGCGTTGCTGCGTGCGATGGCCCATGCGGCCTACCACTGCGGTCAGATCGTGGAACTGGCACGCATGCGCAGCGCGCACTGGCGCGCCCTGA encodes:
- a CDS encoding DUF1572 family protein gives rise to the protein MSDEAARSAADAIRFIAGEFTLNRRLAERAVAQMPPEELGWLPDEHSNSVAMLMKHVGGNLHSRFTDFLTTDGEKPSRDRDAEFRNDVVDHDTVLALWTTGWESVEATLATLSPAELNREITIRGEPHTVLQALLRAMAHAAYHCGQIVELARMRSAHWRALTLPRTSPP